A single region of the Plantactinospora soyae genome encodes:
- a CDS encoding discoidin domain-containing protein — protein sequence MSPSPRSIRLLATPLLLLGLFAATIGPAPDRASAGTGSSGAPATNGATGSAPAVAAAELSNKVHLFYYSWYGNPATSGQWRHWQQGGHTPPDDIGADLYPSLGAYDSGDYAGAVAQHMAWVRQSGAGVIVYSWWGQGSFEDNLAAGVLDAAARQGVKVAWHLEPYQGRTAASTVADVNYINQRYGSSPAFFRDPEHGNRPAFYVFESVRITDWSPIAPLKANNIILAQTTNTSLVGDFGGIYTYDGIAGATAPGWQQAAAYAKANGLVWAPSVAPGYIDDRAVVGNTTPTVDRANGAMYDQQWNNALNPATGGTPSWVSVTSFNEWHEGSSIEPARANPPAGHGYLTYTGAYGRTGAAAETAYLDRTAYWVNRFDPGTGVPEGNLALNRPATASGQCAVGEAAGKAVNGTWSGGLSDKWCVLGNTRWLRVDLQSNTQVGRFVLRHSGAGGENPAWNTRDFDLQTSIDGTTWTTVAAVRGNTADVSTHPVAPVTARYVRLNVLAPASDGNTATRVYELEVYRA from the coding sequence ATGTCACCGTCCCCGCGCAGCATCCGTCTGCTCGCGACCCCACTGCTGTTACTCGGGCTGTTCGCCGCCACCATCGGTCCGGCGCCCGACCGGGCCAGCGCCGGAACCGGCTCGTCCGGCGCGCCGGCCACGAACGGCGCCACCGGGTCCGCTCCGGCCGTCGCGGCGGCCGAGCTGTCGAACAAGGTCCACCTGTTCTACTACTCCTGGTACGGCAACCCGGCCACCTCCGGCCAGTGGCGACACTGGCAGCAGGGCGGGCACACCCCGCCGGACGACATCGGCGCCGACCTCTACCCCTCGCTCGGCGCGTACGACTCGGGCGACTACGCCGGCGCCGTGGCCCAGCACATGGCCTGGGTACGACAGTCCGGCGCGGGCGTCATCGTCTACAGCTGGTGGGGTCAGGGCTCCTTCGAGGACAACCTCGCGGCCGGGGTACTCGACGCCGCCGCCCGGCAGGGCGTGAAGGTCGCCTGGCATCTGGAGCCCTACCAGGGGCGTACCGCCGCCTCGACCGTGGCCGACGTGAACTACATCAACCAGCGGTACGGCAGCAGTCCCGCCTTCTTCCGCGACCCGGAGCACGGCAACCGCCCGGCGTTCTACGTCTTCGAGAGCGTCCGGATCACCGACTGGTCGCCGATCGCGCCGTTGAAGGCGAACAACATCATCCTGGCGCAGACCACCAACACGTCGCTGGTCGGCGACTTCGGTGGCATCTACACCTATGACGGCATCGCCGGCGCCACGGCACCGGGCTGGCAGCAGGCCGCCGCGTACGCCAAGGCGAACGGGCTGGTCTGGGCCCCGTCCGTCGCCCCCGGGTACATCGACGACCGGGCGGTTGTCGGGAACACCACGCCGACCGTGGACCGGGCCAACGGTGCGATGTACGACCAGCAGTGGAACAACGCCCTCAACCCGGCCACCGGGGGTACGCCCAGTTGGGTCTCGGTCACCTCGTTCAACGAGTGGCACGAGGGGTCCAGCATCGAACCGGCCCGGGCCAACCCGCCGGCCGGGCACGGCTACCTGACCTACACCGGCGCCTACGGCCGTACCGGCGCCGCCGCCGAGACCGCGTACCTCGACCGGACCGCCTACTGGGTGAACCGGTTCGACCCGGGCACCGGCGTTCCGGAGGGCAACCTGGCGCTGAACCGCCCGGCGACCGCCAGTGGCCAGTGCGCCGTCGGCGAGGCGGCCGGCAAGGCAGTCAACGGCACCTGGTCCGGTGGGCTGTCCGACAAGTGGTGCGTGCTCGGCAACACCCGCTGGCTCCGCGTCGACCTCCAGTCGAACACCCAGGTCGGCCGGTTCGTGCTGCGGCACTCGGGTGCGGGTGGGGAGAACCCGGCCTGGAACACCCGGGACTTCGACCTGCAGACCAGTATCGACGGGACGACCTGGACGACGGTCGCGGCCGTACGCGGCAACACCGCCGACGTCAGCACCCATCCCGTCGCCCCGGTCACCGCCCGGTACGTCCGGCTGAACGTGCTGGCGCCGGCCAGCGACGGCAACACCGCGACCCGGGTGTACGAGTTGGAGGTCTACCGCGCCTGA
- a CDS encoding nickel/cobalt transporter: protein MNGLDSRLVSLFDGRAVFWLALLVALGVGAAHAVAPGHGKAITAAYLLGTRGRYRDAIRLGVIVAVMHTFSVLVLALAWVGLSGAASLGTRTVTAWMQVAAGLLVIGVGAQLTWRHLRGGHRHHHDHGHSHDHGHSHDHGPGPDGGHEHEQGHDHDHEHGHGGIRAGVRKHTHQVAAPTDPWSRRGLTVLAVSGGLLPSPSAFLVLVSGLLTGRAADALLLVLAFGVGMAATLTAVGLVTIRGFALLSGGTRRWPIAAVATAWAPVIAGVAVSLGGCLYLAAAISVLSG from the coding sequence GTGAACGGCCTCGACAGCCGGCTGGTGTCGCTCTTCGACGGCCGAGCGGTCTTCTGGCTGGCCCTGCTGGTCGCGCTGGGGGTCGGGGCCGCCCATGCGGTGGCGCCCGGCCACGGCAAGGCCATCACCGCGGCCTACCTGCTCGGCACCCGGGGTCGGTACCGCGACGCGATCCGACTCGGAGTGATCGTGGCGGTGATGCACACCTTCTCGGTCCTGGTGCTGGCGCTCGCCTGGGTCGGACTCAGCGGTGCGGCGAGCCTCGGCACCCGGACGGTGACCGCGTGGATGCAGGTGGCGGCCGGGTTGCTCGTGATCGGTGTGGGTGCCCAGCTGACCTGGCGGCACCTGCGCGGCGGCCATCGACACCACCACGACCACGGACACAGCCACGACCACGGACACAGCCACGACCACGGTCCCGGCCCCGACGGCGGGCACGAGCATGAGCAGGGTCACGACCACGACCACGAGCACGGACACGGAGGCATCCGTGCGGGCGTACGCAAACACACCCACCAGGTCGCGGCGCCGACGGATCCGTGGTCCCGGCGCGGGCTGACCGTACTCGCGGTCTCCGGTGGCCTGTTGCCCTCGCCGTCCGCGTTCCTGGTGCTGGTCAGCGGTCTGCTGACCGGCCGGGCGGCCGACGCGTTGCTCCTCGTCCTCGCCTTCGGGGTCGGCATGGCGGCCACGCTCACCGCCGTCGGCCTGGTCACCATCCGCGGATTCGCGCTGCTGAGCGGCGGTACCCGACGCTGGCCGATCGCGGCGGTCGCCACGGCCTGGGCCCCGGTGATCGCCGGGGTGGCGGTCAGCCTCGGCGGCTGCCTCTATCTGGCCGCGGCGATCTCGGTGCTGTCCGGCTGA
- a CDS encoding purple acid phosphatase family protein translates to MSNVKRPWIVGSRRAKLTAIGAAAMLVGGFALSPVAFGDAAPGKYPAAEIHRPSPMPDRIILTPTTTPATSQRVTWRAEATPEWAQAEILEAPAALGGVAPPEGAVSAVKAKSTTSVNTSLGYASTYHTAEFVGLKPGTRYSYRVGDGTNWSAWTDFTTATADAEPFSFIYYGDAQNYIDSAVPRVFRQAFADRPQAKMIVNAGDLIDSANSEEQWGQWYQAGGFIDGQINNISIPGNHEYSGSSLSSFWAPQFPYPDNGPADWPAELDRTAYTVDYQGVRFIGLNTNVQGIPDIMAAQTAWLEGLLKNNPNKWTVVTFHHPVYSTAEGRDNPLIRAQWGPLLEKYGVDLVLQGHDHSYGRGSVGTSRKSLSVHDSTVYAVSVSGGKMYEVDGSVWTDNGADIMSKAEDKQLYQLIDVTGDSIRYEARYANGQHHDGVVIRKNAAGERTVNELRTPENTVGEQAKVNKAIVEAKGKVKVSAYGYDPGEEVTVYLRGTKDGAGKNGVFIGYKKADELGRLEYTFALPPSAKKNTTHVVYLTSENQKITSPVITVTK, encoded by the coding sequence TTGAGTAACGTCAAGAGACCCTGGATCGTGGGTTCCCGGCGGGCGAAGCTGACGGCGATCGGTGCCGCGGCGATGCTCGTCGGTGGCTTCGCCTTGAGCCCGGTGGCGTTCGGTGACGCCGCGCCGGGCAAGTACCCCGCGGCCGAGATCCACCGGCCGTCGCCGATGCCGGACCGCATCATCCTGACCCCCACCACCACGCCGGCCACCTCGCAGCGGGTGACCTGGCGCGCCGAGGCCACCCCGGAGTGGGCCCAGGCGGAGATCCTCGAGGCCCCCGCCGCGCTCGGCGGCGTGGCGCCGCCCGAGGGCGCCGTCTCGGCGGTCAAGGCGAAGTCGACCACCTCGGTCAACACCTCCCTCGGGTACGCCTCGACCTACCACACCGCGGAGTTCGTCGGCCTCAAGCCCGGGACCCGCTACTCCTACCGGGTCGGCGACGGCACCAACTGGAGTGCCTGGACCGACTTCACCACGGCCACCGCCGACGCCGAGCCGTTCTCGTTCATCTACTACGGCGACGCCCAGAACTACATCGACTCCGCCGTGCCCCGGGTGTTCCGGCAGGCATTCGCGGACCGGCCGCAGGCCAAGATGATCGTCAACGCCGGTGACCTCATCGACTCGGCGAACAGCGAGGAGCAGTGGGGCCAGTGGTACCAGGCCGGCGGCTTCATCGACGGCCAGATCAACAACATCTCGATCCCCGGTAACCACGAGTACAGCGGCAGTTCGCTCTCCTCGTTCTGGGCACCGCAGTTCCCGTACCCGGACAACGGTCCGGCGGACTGGCCGGCGGAGCTGGACCGGACCGCGTACACGGTCGACTACCAGGGCGTCCGGTTCATCGGCCTGAACACCAACGTGCAGGGCATCCCCGACATCATGGCCGCGCAGACCGCGTGGCTGGAGGGCCTGCTGAAGAACAACCCGAACAAGTGGACGGTGGTGACCTTCCACCACCCGGTCTACTCGACCGCCGAGGGCCGGGACAACCCGCTGATCCGGGCGCAGTGGGGACCGCTGCTCGAGAAGTACGGTGTCGACCTGGTCCTCCAGGGCCACGACCACAGCTACGGCCGGGGTAGCGTCGGCACCTCCCGCAAGTCGCTCTCCGTGCACGACAGCACCGTCTACGCGGTGTCGGTGTCCGGCGGCAAGATGTACGAGGTCGACGGCTCGGTCTGGACCGACAACGGCGCGGACATCATGAGCAAGGCCGAGGACAAGCAGCTCTACCAGCTGATCGACGTCACCGGCGACAGCATCCGCTACGAGGCCCGCTACGCCAACGGCCAGCACCACGACGGCGTCGTCATCCGGAAGAACGCGGCCGGCGAGCGTACCGTCAACGAACTCCGTACCCCGGAGAACACCGTCGGCGAGCAGGCCAAGGTCAACAAGGCGATCGTCGAGGCCAAGGGCAAGGTCAAGGTCTCCGCGTACGGCTACGACCCGGGTGAGGAAGTCACCGTCTACCTGCGCGGCACCAAGGACGGCGCCGGCAAGAACGGCGTCTTCATCGGCTACAAGAAGGCCGACGAACTGGGCCGGCTCGAATACACCTTCGCGCTGCCACCTTCGGCGAAGAAGAACACCACCCACGTGGTGTACCTGACCAGCGAGAACCAGAAGATCACCAGTCCGGTCATCACCGTGACGAAGTAG
- a CDS encoding SDR family NAD(P)-dependent oxidoreductase, producing MTGSKAVGARPGLLSDKVAFITGAGRGIGATAARLFAREGAAVVLAARTESQLADVVDEIRSAGGTADYVLTDLTDAASIQAAVDTVIRLHNRIDVAFNNAGVSVPHSPLVSGTEQNFDLVTTVNYKGVFLSMTAEIRAIRATAGTGAIVNNSSVGSFRGSPGLGPYAAAKRAVNSLTETAAVEHGPEGIRVNAIAPGTTMTGVIRTWAEEEPAAVDRLNSLTPLRRAAEPDEIAEAAAWLLSDRASFVTGVCLPVDGGLRA from the coding sequence ATGACAGGTTCGAAGGCCGTCGGCGCCCGACCCGGCTTGCTCAGTGACAAGGTCGCGTTCATCACCGGCGCGGGCCGGGGCATCGGCGCCACGGCGGCCCGGCTGTTCGCCCGGGAGGGCGCCGCGGTGGTGCTGGCCGCGCGGACGGAGTCCCAACTCGCCGACGTGGTCGACGAGATCCGGAGCGCCGGCGGTACGGCCGACTACGTGCTCACCGACCTCACCGACGCGGCCAGCATCCAGGCTGCCGTCGACACCGTCATCCGGCTGCACAACCGGATTGACGTGGCCTTCAACAACGCGGGTGTGTCGGTGCCGCACAGCCCGTTGGTGAGTGGGACGGAGCAGAACTTCGACCTGGTCACCACCGTCAACTACAAGGGTGTCTTCCTCTCCATGACCGCCGAGATCCGGGCCATCCGGGCGACCGCCGGAACCGGGGCGATCGTCAACAACAGCAGCGTCGGCAGTTTCCGGGGCTCGCCGGGACTGGGGCCGTACGCCGCGGCGAAGCGGGCGGTCAACAGCCTCACCGAGACGGCGGCGGTCGAGCACGGCCCGGAGGGCATCCGGGTGAACGCGATCGCGCCCGGCACCACGATGACCGGTGTGATCCGCACCTGGGCGGAGGAGGAGCCCGCCGCCGTCGACCGGCTCAACTCGCTCACCCCGCTACGCCGGGCCGCCGAACCGGACGAGATCGCCGAGGCTGCCGCCTGGCTGCTCAGCGACCGTGCCTCCTTCGTCACCGGCGTCTGCCTGCCGGTCGACGGTGGTCTACGCGCCTGA
- a CDS encoding amylo-alpha-1,6-glucosidase encodes MTNVVRRPTPADPTPGLAVSADTPSSVQRTQPPELGPDAVAVVEGRSFMVSNATGDVPVGTIGGLVHDDTRLLSQWELTLGGASLLLLSSGTIDDDSAAFFLTNADLPHVPTNSVGVRRQRFISEAMQERIELECFANEVQSVQLRLRVGTDFADLFEIKQCVRDRSTNITRNHSTDGSGLTFTYRNDDFEAVTDIKASPPADRVEENDLIWDLRLEPGLKWRAELTVALPRRPNEMPSLHRQFGKGFDLVGQDPTVAWHSDCPIQAVESDLINRVLEKSKLDLVALRIAQRVGNETIVLPAAGLPWFLTIFGRDSLLTAYQTVCFGPRLARGTIRMLANYQGTKLDDFRDEEPGKILHEIRSGELTRTGEKPHNPYYGTSDATQLWLILLSEYWRWTRDDDFVRQYRDNVYAAVRWIDHYGDLDNDGYVEYATRSPQGLGNHCWRDSADGIAYSDGTIPVLPIATCEVQGYTYDAKLRVAELADGPLADPELAERLRAEADRLQQRFNQDFWIDKRGGYYAVGLDGDKRPIDSMTSNMGQLLWSGIVPPERARILADQLLSDHMFSGWGVRTTSTGDICYNPIGYHSGTVWPHDNSLIAHGLSRYGFQAEATRIIVGMMEAADFSEHRLPEAFAGYDRSYGRKPVPYPTACTPQAWASAAPMLFLRTLLGLDARDGRLVLNPCLPPEFGRVGLLHLQAFGQRWDLEASGTRGDVWLSD; translated from the coding sequence GTGACGAATGTTGTCCGGCGTCCCACCCCGGCCGACCCGACTCCGGGTCTCGCGGTCAGCGCCGACACTCCGAGTTCGGTCCAACGTACCCAGCCGCCCGAACTGGGCCCGGACGCCGTCGCGGTGGTGGAGGGCCGATCGTTCATGGTCAGCAACGCCACCGGAGACGTGCCGGTCGGCACGATCGGTGGCCTGGTGCACGACGACACCCGACTGCTCAGCCAGTGGGAGCTGACCCTCGGCGGTGCCTCGTTGCTCCTGCTCAGCTCCGGCACCATCGACGACGACTCGGCGGCCTTCTTCCTCACCAACGCGGACCTGCCACACGTTCCCACGAACAGTGTCGGGGTCCGCCGGCAGCGCTTCATCAGCGAGGCCATGCAGGAGCGCATCGAGCTGGAGTGCTTCGCGAACGAGGTGCAGTCGGTGCAGCTGCGCCTGCGGGTGGGTACCGACTTCGCGGACCTTTTCGAGATCAAGCAGTGCGTACGGGACCGCTCAACCAACATCACCCGCAACCACTCCACGGACGGCTCGGGCCTCACCTTCACCTACCGAAACGACGATTTCGAGGCCGTCACCGACATCAAGGCATCGCCTCCGGCGGACCGGGTGGAGGAGAACGACCTGATCTGGGACCTCCGGCTGGAGCCCGGACTCAAGTGGCGGGCCGAGCTGACCGTCGCACTGCCCCGCAGGCCCAACGAGATGCCATCGCTGCATCGCCAGTTCGGCAAGGGGTTCGACCTGGTCGGCCAGGATCCCACGGTGGCCTGGCACAGCGACTGCCCCATCCAGGCCGTCGAATCCGATCTGATCAACCGGGTGCTGGAGAAGTCCAAGTTGGACCTGGTCGCCCTCCGGATCGCGCAGCGGGTGGGCAACGAGACGATCGTGCTGCCGGCCGCCGGGCTGCCCTGGTTCCTCACCATCTTCGGCCGCGACTCGTTGCTGACCGCGTACCAGACGGTCTGCTTCGGACCGCGCCTGGCCCGCGGCACCATCCGGATGCTCGCCAACTACCAGGGCACGAAGCTGGACGACTTCCGGGACGAGGAGCCCGGCAAGATCCTCCACGAGATACGCAGCGGCGAGCTGACCCGGACCGGCGAGAAGCCGCACAACCCGTACTACGGCACCTCCGACGCGACCCAGCTGTGGCTGATCCTGCTCTCCGAGTACTGGCGCTGGACGCGCGACGACGACTTCGTCCGGCAGTACCGCGACAACGTGTACGCCGCGGTGCGCTGGATCGACCACTACGGTGACCTGGACAACGACGGATACGTCGAGTACGCCACCCGCTCCCCGCAGGGGCTCGGCAACCACTGCTGGCGGGACTCGGCCGACGGGATCGCCTACTCCGACGGCACGATCCCGGTGTTGCCGATCGCGACCTGCGAGGTCCAGGGCTATACCTACGACGCGAAGCTGCGGGTCGCCGAACTCGCCGACGGGCCGCTGGCGGATCCGGAACTCGCCGAGCGGCTGCGCGCCGAGGCAGACCGGCTCCAGCAGCGCTTCAACCAGGACTTCTGGATCGACAAGCGGGGCGGCTACTACGCCGTCGGCCTCGACGGCGACAAGCGCCCGATCGACTCGATGACCTCCAACATGGGGCAGCTGCTCTGGAGCGGGATCGTGCCGCCGGAACGCGCCAGGATCCTCGCCGACCAGTTGCTGTCCGATCACATGTTCTCCGGCTGGGGCGTCCGGACCACGTCCACCGGCGACATCTGCTACAATCCGATCGGCTATCACAGCGGCACGGTCTGGCCGCACGACAACTCGCTGATCGCGCACGGGTTGAGCCGGTACGGATTCCAGGCGGAAGCCACCCGGATCATCGTCGGGATGATGGAGGCCGCCGACTTCTCCGAACACCGGCTGCCCGAGGCGTTCGCCGGATACGACCGGTCGTACGGACGCAAGCCGGTGCCGTACCCGACCGCCTGTACGCCGCAGGCGTGGGCGAGCGCCGCACCGATGCTCTTCCTGCGGACCCTGCTCGGTCTGGACGCCCGGGACGGTCGGCTCGTCCTGAACCCCTGCCTGCCCCCGGAATTCGGCCGGGTCGGACTCCTCCACCTGCAGGCCTTCGGCCAGCGTTGGGACCTGGAGGCCAGCGGTACCCGGGGAGACGTATGGCTCTCGGACTGA
- a CDS encoding PPC domain-containing DNA-binding protein, whose amino-acid sequence MRDVELADSGRRVVVIAVERGEEAVAAVNEVARRRGIRAAEVTAVGGFQDAEVGYFDREAREYVPIPVSEQVEVLSLVGDIAEVDGEPALHVHAVLGRRDGSTVGGHLRRGEVWPTLEVVVTEVAAALAKRVDPETGVALLTGTART is encoded by the coding sequence ATGCGGGACGTCGAACTGGCCGACAGCGGCCGACGGGTCGTGGTGATCGCGGTGGAGCGGGGCGAGGAGGCGGTCGCCGCCGTGAACGAGGTGGCCCGGCGCCGGGGGATCCGCGCGGCGGAGGTCACCGCCGTGGGCGGCTTCCAGGACGCAGAGGTCGGCTACTTCGACCGGGAGGCCCGGGAGTACGTTCCCATCCCGGTGTCGGAACAGGTCGAGGTCCTCTCCCTGGTCGGCGACATCGCCGAGGTGGACGGGGAGCCGGCGCTGCACGTGCACGCCGTACTCGGTCGTCGGGACGGCAGCACGGTCGGCGGTCACCTGCGCCGTGGCGAGGTGTGGCCCACCCTGGAGGTGGTCGTCACCGAGGTCGCGGCGGCGCTGGCCAAACGGGTCGATCCGGAGACCGGGGTGGCATTGCTGACCGGGACCGCCCGGACCTGA
- a CDS encoding S66 peptidase family protein translates to MENSRVDPIPAPRAGGGALSRRHMLRTGAVAAGGALLVGAAGTAAEAAPRRGGTPLRARALVPGDRVRVVSPGSTPDPVLMNRGMEILRSWGLEVELGQHVFTRYGYLAGTDAQRLADLNDALNDPDVQAVFAARGGYGTQRIVDQIKVAGIRRSPKVVVGFSDITSIHGKLWRDTGLVTFYGPMVNWTDSRTGPDSAEALRRAVMTTAPVVVQRDPAETAAPVMVPGRASGRLLGGCLTLLSTSLGAGDAPDFDDAILFFEDVDEAPYSIDMMLTELRRVGVLRRVAGVAIGQITNSVGEPGEWDAAAVLKDRLYDLGVPVLGGLRLGHGNGQLTVPLGARATIDAQAGTLTVEPGVS, encoded by the coding sequence GTGGAAAATTCCAGAGTAGATCCCATCCCGGCCCCGAGAGCCGGCGGTGGAGCGCTGTCCCGGCGGCACATGCTGCGTACCGGAGCGGTGGCGGCCGGCGGTGCGCTGCTGGTCGGCGCGGCCGGTACGGCGGCGGAGGCGGCGCCGCGTCGTGGCGGAACGCCGCTGCGTGCCCGGGCGTTGGTCCCCGGCGACCGGGTCCGCGTCGTGTCGCCCGGCAGCACTCCGGATCCGGTCCTGATGAACCGGGGAATGGAGATCCTGCGGAGCTGGGGCCTGGAGGTGGAACTCGGGCAGCACGTCTTCACCAGGTACGGCTACCTCGCCGGCACCGACGCCCAGCGGCTGGCCGACCTGAACGACGCGCTGAACGACCCGGATGTCCAGGCGGTCTTCGCGGCCCGTGGCGGGTACGGCACCCAGCGGATCGTCGACCAGATCAAGGTCGCCGGTATCCGCCGCAGCCCGAAGGTGGTGGTCGGATTCAGCGACATCACCAGTATCCACGGCAAGCTGTGGCGCGACACCGGACTGGTGACGTTCTACGGCCCGATGGTCAACTGGACCGACAGCCGGACCGGGCCGGACTCGGCCGAGGCGCTGCGCCGGGCGGTCATGACCACCGCCCCGGTCGTCGTTCAGCGGGATCCGGCCGAGACCGCGGCTCCGGTCATGGTGCCGGGTCGGGCCAGCGGCCGGCTGCTGGGCGGCTGCCTGACGCTGCTGTCCACGTCGCTGGGCGCGGGTGACGCCCCGGACTTCGACGACGCGATCCTGTTCTTCGAGGACGTGGACGAGGCGCCGTACAGCATCGACATGATGCTGACCGAGTTGCGCCGGGTGGGCGTGCTGCGCCGGGTCGCCGGTGTGGCCATCGGTCAGATCACCAACAGCGTCGGCGAGCCCGGCGAGTGGGACGCGGCGGCGGTGCTGAAGGACCGTCTCTACGACCTTGGCGTACCGGTGCTGGGTGGGCTTCGACTCGGGCACGGCAACGGGCAGCTCACCGTTCCGCTCGGCGCCCGGGCCACGATCGACGCCCAGGCCGGGACCCTGACCGTGGAGCCCGGCGTCAGCTGA